In Drosophila miranda strain MSH22 chromosome XR, D.miranda_PacBio2.1, whole genome shotgun sequence, the genomic window CCCCCTGCCGCCGCTGCAGGAGCAGGACCAGCGCCTGACCAGTGCCCagagcaacggcagcagcagtccGGCCGTTGCCAAGGAGCTGCCTCTGGAGCTGGGCTCCGCCCTCGAGACGCTGGCCAAGCTGCAGTCCCAGACCACGACGGCCATCACACGGCTGCTCAGCTTCGTGGTCCCCGATTGGCGTACCCGTAGCAAGCTGGAGCCGGCCGTCATGGAGCTAAAGCTAGCGGCACTCCGCCTACGCACGGCCCTGCACGATTTGGCCGAATTCGGGGAGGGAGCCCTTGGCAATGCCACGCGCTCGGAGGACCGGAATTTGGCGTTGAAGCTGCGGCCCCTGGTCCGGGCCCTGCGGGACGCTAACAAGCTGATACACGACTCCAGCGAGGCCCTGGATGCCCAGGGCGGCTGGTCCGTGGATGTGCTGGCGCGAAGCGACGAGAAGCATGGCTGCCGGCCGCCAGATTCGCTTGACCAGCTGATGGCCTGCGCCCAGACCCTCACCGAGGACGTTCGCTCTACCACCAGCTTCATCCAAGGAAATGCATCGCTGCTGTTCAAGCGTCAGCTGCCCTCGGAACAGAATGGAGGCAACGGAGCTCCGCCGTCGTCCGGCGATGGATGCAGTCGAGGCAGCGCCGAGTGGCTTGAGGACTACGACTACGTGGCCTTCGAGTCAAAGGATGCAGCAGCCAAGAAGAACCAATCGTTGCGCGAGGCCATTCCCGTCGGCCTAAAGTCGCAGTTCGACACGGTGATCCGGACCGCCGAGAGTACGGCCATGGGAACGACGGGCGGCGTGAGCTCAGTGCCCACTACACCCACGGCACCCACACCCTGCAAGTCGCCGGAGATGACAGACAAGGACAAGAAGCTGGTGCGCTACTACGCCCAGCAGATCTCCACGCACATGGGCAACCTAATGCAGGCGATCGACTCCTTCCTGGAGACCGTGGAGAAGAACCAGCCGCCCAAGTTCTTCATTGCGTACGGGAAATTCGTGGTGGTCAGTGCCCATAACCTGGTGACCATCGGCGACAACGTGCATCGCAACATTTCGAAGGAGGCGCTGCGCGAGAAGATCCTCCACTGCACTAACGGCCTCTCCGATGCCCTGAAGACCTGTGTCCTCAAGTCGAAAAAGGCGGCGGCCCACTTCCCCAGCGGCAGCGCCGTGCAGGAGATGGTCGACTCGGTGGTGCACATCAATACTTTGGCCAGGGAGCTCAAGACGGTGATGCTGCAGGCGGTAAATTTGTCAACGGCAGCCGGCGTGGGAGCTTGAAGAACCGGATCGTCCGCCATCACGGCACAGTATTACGAACTGGTGAAGCTTCACAGTAGCGCTGCCCTGTCCGATCAGTGTCTAGCGATCGCGTAGACTTGCGGCAGCAGAGTCTTCCAGCCTGACAGCGCAATGTTCCTTAACGCTTCGTCTATGCATTATTCCCCCctgcacaaccatcgagatGCATCTAGAGATGCAAGTACATCTGAAATTGGCATATCCCCAGCAGACAGAGGCGTCGTCTGTCGCTTTTATTTTGCATTGTGATATTTTTGAGCAAAACATCTGAAAATGCACAGCaccccagcagcagccagcagcagacagcagcagccagcagcagcaacagccctACGATCGCACGATCTCCGCATGAACCCGATTAAAACTATATACGATTTAGATCCTATTTTTAAATAACCATCAGAGTCAGTCGCCTAGTTTTAGTTTCGATTCTGTACatagtgtttttttttcattttagCATAAgacttttttttttagatgTCCATCTTGCTAGCCGTAGCCCTAGCCCATCATCctccagcatcagcatcagcccCGCCCCGCTCAAACCCCACGCCATGCGCACAAACAATGTTGTATCAGTGAAGCATTTCAGCGTAGAATACTATTACTATACTATATATTGTATACTCTAGAGATAGTCGTACCACATTATATGTACACATTTACTATATacgtatacatacatacaacaCCTAGGCATGTAGGCATATACAACAAGTACATACATAGTCAAAATCTGAAAGATTTACATTCAACATTTTGCATTTGCGCCATGGCAATTTAGTCATcaatatacaaaaatatacacaTTAGCAGTAACTACCATTTAAACTGTACGAGCATGTAACAATATGGATAATGCCACATGGTATATGCATGTAGTATGAGTGGAACGAAGGACGGTGTCCGGTCCAAGCTTAAACTATGCAAAGggaatataaatatattaaaacatACACAAAAATTAGTTCTTTTTCATTATTGAGTGGGCATTTTCAAAAGTCCCGCCAACTTCGAGGTACTTCAGGTCCGCCTGCTGTGAGTCCTCGAGATGGTGCGGGAAATTCAGAAGAACACAGCCGATTTGCTGCAACACCGCGATCGTGTAataaattgattcatcaatcaaAGAAAACCATATTTTTAGTGTTGAGGATCCTAGCTATCTAGTAATGTTAAATGACATCAAAATCGATAAGAATTCCGATCATGGACCGGTAAAAACAAAAGTGGATAACGGAGGCT contains:
- the LOC108152588 gene encoding breast cancer anti-estrogen resistance protein 1 isoform X2; this translates as MLDKQSSISMSGSCCSSNATNADLDYDVPVSRRIHIKSKLYAKAIYDNHADSPDELPFKKGDILTVIEQDTEGIQGWWLCALKNRQGLCPGNRLRILNSYDSGCFSPSPASSPIPSLAASTATLNSSICSAEIYENGSIISAVSSSGGGGGGVVTNGQGTTHHESSSSATQGRGTRRSWHVSPNKVITPQRHGDVYIYNCSPTSLPGAGTGVRISHQQIYSNQSIYQNLSMMSAAQQNQNGGSGSGCGSEFETYDIPKPATPVPLNYDSPKGGHPRTPTSISGLGARFESLKSVAASIEEESYDVPRPLNNSSLLQQQMTPSSSASSLLTSDSLSLSFSSSNRSSLANMPDYDIPRRNPLPVRRTPLQPSGLTYDFPLPPLQEQDQRLTSAQSNGSSSPAVAKELPLELGSALETLAKLQSQTTTAITRLLSFVVPDWRTRSKLEPAVMELKLAALRLRTALHDLAEFGEGALGNATRSEDRNLALKLRPLVRALRDANKLIHDSSEALDAQGGWSVDVLARSDEKHGCRPPDSLDQLMACAQTLTEDVRSTTSFIQGNASLLFKRQLPSEQNGGNGAPPSSGDGCSRGSAEWLEDYDYVAFESKDAAAKKNQSLREAIPVGLKSQFDTVIRTAESTAMGTTGGVSSVPTTPTAPTPCKSPEMTDKDKKLVRYYAQQISTHMGNLMQAIDSFLETVEKNQPPKFFIAYGKFVVVSAHNLVTIGDNVHRNISKEALREKILHCTNGLSDALKTCVLKSKKAAAHFPSGSAVQEMVDSVVHINTLARELKTVMLQAVNLSTAAGVGA
- the LOC108152588 gene encoding breast cancer anti-estrogen resistance protein 1 isoform X3, with the translated sequence MMSAAQQNQNGGSGSGCGSEFETYDIPKPATPVPLNYDSPKGGHPRTPTSISGLGARFESLKSVAASIEEESYDVPRPLNNSSLLQQQMTPSSSASSLLTSDSLSLSFSSSNRSSLANMPDYDIPRRNPLPVRRTPLQPSGLTYDFPLPPLQEQDQRLTSAQSNGSSSPAVAKELPLELGSALETLAKLQSQTTTAITRLLSFVVPDWRTRSKLEPAVMELKLAALRLRTALHDLAEFGEGALGNATRSEDRNLALKLRPLVRALRDANKLIHDSSEALDAQGGWSVDVLARSDEKHGCRPPDSLDQLMACAQTLTEDVRSTTSFIQGNASLLFKRQLPSEQNGGNGAPPSSGDGCSRGSAEWLEDYDYVAFESKDAAAKKNQSLREAIPVGLKSQFDTVIRTAESTAMGTTGGVSSVPTTPTAPTPCKSPEMTDKDKKLVRYYAQQISTHMGNLMQAIDSFLETVEKNQPPKFFIAYGKFVVVSAHNLVTIGDNVHRNISKEALREKILHCTNGLSDALKTCVLKSKKAAAHFPSGSAVQEMVDSVVHINTLARELKTVMLQAVNLSTAAGVGA